One Pleuronectes platessa chromosome 9, fPlePla1.1, whole genome shotgun sequence genomic region harbors:
- the LOC128448288 gene encoding keratin-associated protein 10-9 yields MMKLLLSLTLIWALSSTGEALVCETCTDVTDAACSTTAAVPCPTETMCITASIQAVSSGTPGQQIYKACAPPSLCPAIGSSTFSVNLGVSSALANATCCNADSCNSNTPPLPEVPAVNSLQCHVCNPVTSDCSSSVQCKGTEDLCFQASVTNTGVTSPAFGCASTNLCAAAASLRSLPFMQDVGTITSGPVCCGTSLCNTTTTTTTTTTASDACCVRMGMLHLLIGLLIFILF; encoded by the exons ATGATGAAGCTGCTTCTTTCTCTGACTCTCATCTGGGCGCTCTCCAGCACAG GTGAAGCACTTGTGTGTGAAACTTGTACAGATGTTACAGATGCTGCCTGTTcaaccacagcagcagttcCATGTCCCACAGAAACGATGTGTATCACAGCTTCCATTCAAG CCGTTTCATCTGGGACTCCTGGACAGCAAATCTACAAGGcctgtgcccccccctccctgtgtccAGCCATTGGCTCTTCTACATTTTCAGTTAACTTGGGTGTTTCCAGTGCACTTGCAAATGCTACATGCTGCAACGCAGACAGCTGCAACTCCAACACCCCACCTT tACCTGAGGTTCCAGCAGTTAACAGTCTACAGTGTCACGTTTGTAACCCCGTCACCTCTGATTGCAGCTCTTCAGTACAATGTAAGGGAACAGAGGATCTCTGCTTTCAAGCCAGTG TGACAAATACGGGCGTCACTTCTCCAGCTTTTGGCTGTGCATCTACAAatctgtgtgcagctgctgccaGCCTGCGGTCACTGCCTTTCATGCAAGATGTTGGTACCATTACCAGTGGACCAGTCTGTTGTGGGACTAGTTTGTGTAACACTACAACAAcgacta ctacaacaaccactgccagTGATGCCTGTTGTGTCAGAATGGGAATGCTGCATCTGCTGATTGGACTCCTCATTTTCATCCTATTTtag